The sequence CGTTCTCACCAGCACGGCCTTCGTCCAGCAGTTTGCGGAACATTTCAACGCCAGTACAAGTAGATTTAACAGTATCTTTCAGGCCAACAATTTCGACTTCTTCGCCGACTTTAACGATACCGCGCTCTACACGCCCCGTGACAACAGTACCACGGCCTGAGATAGAGAAAACGTCTTCGATTGGCAGCAAGAACGGCTTATCGATAGCACGCACTGGTTCAGGGATATAAGAATCCAGGTAACCAGCCAGTTCGAGAATTTTGGCTTCCCACTCAGGTTCGCCTTCCAATGCTTTCAGCGCTGAGCCACGAACAACCGGTGTATCATCGCCAGGGAAGTCGTAGGTAGACAGAAGATCACGCACTTCCATTTCTACCAGTTCCAGCAGCTCTTCATCATCAACCATGTCACATTTGTTCATGAACACGATGATGTAAGGAACACCAACCTGACGACCTAAAAGGATGTGTTCACGAGTCTGTGGCATTGGGCCATCAGTTGCAGCAACAACCAGAATAGCGCCATCCATCTGAGCAGCACCGGTTATCATGTTTTTTACGTAGTCGGCGTGCCCTGGGCAGTCAACGTGCGCATAGTGACGTGCCGGGGTGTCATATTCAACATGAGATGTGTTGATGGTGATACCACGCGCCTTCTCTTCCGGAGCGTTGTCAATCTGGTCGAATGCACGAGCACTCCCGCCGTAGGTTTTAGCCAGAACGGTGGTGATTGCAGCAGTTAGGGTAGTTTTACCATGGTCAACGTGGCCGATAGTACCCACATTAACGTGCGGTTTTGTACGTTCAAACTTTTCTTTAGACATCGATTATCCCTCTAAGACACGGAATCGGTGGTTTCACCACATCAACCAAGCGCATGCTTGCTGAATCCATAACACAGGAAGAAAATCAGGGGGACGAGAGAATGAGACGTGGTGCTGATAGGCAGATTCGAACTGCCGACCTCACCCTTACCAAGGGTGCGCTCTACCAACTGAGCCATATCAGCACATCTTGGAGCGGGCAGTGGGAATCGAACCCACATCATCAGCTTG comes from Yersinia canariae and encodes:
- the tuf gene encoding elongation factor Tu; this encodes MSKEKFERTKPHVNVGTIGHVDHGKTTLTAAITTVLAKTYGGSARAFDQIDNAPEEKARGITINTSHVEYDTPARHYAHVDCPGHADYVKNMITGAAQMDGAILVVAATDGPMPQTREHILLGRQVGVPYIIVFMNKCDMVDDEELLELVEMEVRDLLSTYDFPGDDTPVVRGSALKALEGEPEWEAKILELAGYLDSYIPEPVRAIDKPFLLPIEDVFSISGRGTVVTGRVERGIVKVGEEVEIVGLKDTVKSTCTGVEMFRKLLDEGRAGENVGVLLRGIKREEIERGQVLAKPGSIKPHTKFESEVYILSKDEGGRHTPFFKGYRPQFYFRTTDVTGTIELPEGVEMVMPGDNIQMIVNLIAPIAMDDGLRFAIREGGRTVGAGVVAKVIE